A genomic window from Paramormyrops kingsleyae isolate MSU_618 chromosome 23, PKINGS_0.4, whole genome shotgun sequence includes:
- the LOC140582002 gene encoding sentrin-specific protease 2-like, protein MKWPVQDIWLCPVNFRAHWILVIVRMSQKTLLLIDPFGNEGYYERKVLRNWRNFLKMRGFDAQKGQWCVQTLQHQKQLDGSSCGVLILRFAVDYLLRGNISEVQTTEEAVRSARLEIACELLECKGNAADYCVICSMLDSDQDHSFIEMVQCDVCQRWAHFKCATYEPELDGNYSCKKCMHH, encoded by the exons ATGAAATGGCCTGTTCAGGACATTTGGTTGTGCCCCGTGAATTTTCGAGCACATTGGATTCTTGTG ATTGTGAGAATGTCCCAAAAAACCCTTCTGCTGATTGACCCTTTTGGTAATGAAGGCTATTATGAAAGGAAAGTTCTGCGGAACTGGAG AAATTTTTTGAAGATGAGAGGATTTGATGCCCAAAAAGGACAGTGGTGTGTACAGACCTTGCAACACCAAAAGCAGCTTGATGGCAGCAGTTGTGGGGTTCTCATATTGCGG TTTGCTGTGGATTACCTTTTGAGAGGGAACATTTCTGAGGTGCAAACAACTGAGGAAGCTGTGAGGTCTGCACGACTTGAAATAGCGTGTGAACTACTTGAATGTAAAG GAAATGCAGCAGACTACTGTGTGATTTGTTCCATGCTGGACTCAGATCAAGATCACAGCTTCATTGAAATG GTGCAGTGTGACGTGTGCCAGAGATGGgcacattttaaatgtgctacATATGAACCAGAACTTGATGGCAACTATTCGTGCAAGAAATGTATGCACCATTGA